A stretch of the Nicotiana tabacum cultivar K326 chromosome 6, ASM71507v2, whole genome shotgun sequence genome encodes the following:
- the LOC107770767 gene encoding ribulose bisphosphate carboxylase/oxygenase activase, chloroplastic yields the protein MALPSFHSSTFLCNFTPSIPLSHFKQFPNYSSLSVRCSTSESQQSESQESNQDAPKKKKRLSEQSSWEAKDSDGNDYLYRLGAEADNMNIAVGARAGVIDDLFAGNFLGKDSDIVFDYRQKVTRSFAYLQGDYYIAPAFLDKVVCHIVKNYISHLLNAKVPLILGIWGGKGQGKSFQTELIFQAMGIEPVIMSAGELESERAGEPGKLIRERYRTASQVVQNQGKMSCLMINDIDAGLGRFGNTQVTVNNQIVVGTLMNLCDNPTRVSVGQDWRQNDITHRIPIIVTGNDFSTMYAPLIRDGRMEKFYWQPTQEDIENIVCRMYEKDGITKDEVATIVNTFPNQALDFYGAMRSRTYDQSILKWVEDTGGAEDIGRRLIRQRKKGELPVFVPPEQTVEALLESGYSLVKEQKLIMDSKLSKEYMKNMDE from the exons ATGGCTCTCCCCAGTTTCCATTCATCTACTTTCCTCTGCAACTTCACCCCCTCAATTCCACTTTCCCATTTTAAGCAATTTCCCAATTACTCTTCTCTTAGCGTTCGTTGCTCTACTAGTGAAAGCCAACAGAGTGAAAGCCAGGAATCCAATCAAGATgcaccaaagaagaagaaaagactcTCTGAACAGTCTTCATGGGAAGCCAAAGATTCCGACGGCAACGATTATCTTTACAGGCTTGGCGCTGAAGCCGATAATATGAATATCGCTGTTGGTGCTAGGGCTGGAGTCATCGATGATCTCTTCGCCGGAAATTTCCTCGGAAAAGACT CGGATATTGTGTTTGATTATAGACAGAAGGTGACTAGGTCGTTTGCGTACCTTCAAGGCGACTACTATATTGCTCCGGCGTTTCTG GATAAAGTCG TGTGTCACATTGTGAAGAACTACATTTCTCATCTTTTGAACGCCAAAGTTCCTCTGATTCTAG GCATTTGGGGAGGAAAGGGGCAAGGCAAATCATTTCAGACTGAACTGATCTTTCAGGCAATGGGGATTGAACCTGTCATTATGTCTGCCGGAGAACTGGAATCAGAAAGAGCTG GAGAACCAGGCAAGTTAATACGTGAACGTTACAGAACTGCTTCTCAAGTGGTTCAGAACCAA GGAAAAATGAGTTGTTTGATGATCAATGACATTGATGCTGGCCTTGGCAGATTTG GTAACACTCAAGTGACTGTCAACAACCAAATTGTTGTTGGAACTCTGATGAATTTGTGTGATAATCCTACAAGGGTAAGCGTTGGGCAAGACTGGAGACAAAACGATATAACACACAGGATTCCTATTATTGTTACAGGAAATGATTTTTCAACAATGTATGCTCCCCTAATTCGTGATGGGAGAATGGAAAAGTTCTATTG GCAGCCCACCCAAGAAGACATCGAGAATATTGTTTGCAGAATGTACGAGAAAGATGGCATAACAAAAGATGAGGTTGCGACCATTGTTAATACATTCCCGAATCAAG CATTGGATTTCTATGGAGCTATGAGATCTAGAACGTACGACCAGTCCATCCTAAAG TGGGTTGAAGACACTGGAGGTGCTGAAGATATTGGCAGAAGATTAATTCGtcaaagaaagaaaggagaacTTCCGGTTTTTGTTCCTCCAGAG CAAACGGTTGAAGCCTTGCTTGAATCAGGATACTCTCTTGTCAAAGAACAAAAGTTGATTATGGATAGCAAACTTTCAAAAGAATACATGAAGAACATGGATGAATAG
- the LOC142182299 gene encoding uncharacterized protein LOC142182299: protein MSLMQCDLIFYRTFNMASSSNRTVESVDESQAQYNVVPHPQGGNEELLPDLNHPRVSGNEMGSNSRAMSHNTPFMTPPFQQMAEFFRHLARTMSEPSEMNFEKMRKMGGVEFEGTTDPTVAEQWLEHMERVFEQLECTNAAKFKYAISLLQKDAYDWWVSVPNAKAKPPVLTWDDFVKSFRAKYVPPIYCDAKKKEFLNLKQGSMSIAEYQQNFLRLSPYAKGIIDGERDKCRRFEEGLNGYIRKSVAIFQLEDFSKLISAALTWERIDKEEASRRENRFRKGNSDYGGPSKKGKFDYFNTESTHKSLHHKQNKSNFSTASTPSYAQGKTHTPTCAQCGKNHYGACRRASSACFNCGSMDHKVKDCPNPNPLSYTHTEGSVQKPITTHSQANGSARPRNMQAAGSSVANQAGGSRAAARVYAMRQKNDQDGPDVVAGKFHLFGISVVTLFDPGSSHSYVCSSLAFPDTVKSVRVDFDVLVTSPLGHQAVVNRIYRDCPFMIQNLVFLVDLLEIPFRDYDVIIGMDWLHRHHALVDCRLKQVTFRTPAYSHMVVQGETSLSSNIISAVLARKMICQGCDAYLAHIVDTRLRSPSLKDIPTVCDFPDVFPDDLPGLPPEREIEFPIDLGAPVLFVKKKDGTLRLCINYRQLNKLRVREQDVPKTAFRTRYGHYEFLVMPFGLTNAPTAFMDLMNRVFKPYLDQFVVVFIDDILVYYKNREDHDKHIRIVMQILKERQLYTKLSKCEFWLNEVAFLGHIVSSEGVKVDPSKIQAIVDRKLPKTPTKIRSFLGLAGYYRRFVKGFSIIASPLTKLLGKDAKFVWDDKCQESFEKFKSLLTQAPILSLPSEGKDYVVYSDASYRGLGCVLMQEGKVIAYASRKLKSHELNYPTHDLELTAIVFALKIWRHYLYGEKCHIFTDHKSLKYLGTQKELNLRQRKWLELIKNYDCTIDYHPGKANVVADALSRNSLASLTLSPLPLLLELRAMNVCLSFNSNGSIIANLQVKLVLLEQVQEAQKLDEKLVKRVEEVQNGRESNFSLRKDGTLFYKNRLCVPNDDELRKQILIEAHSSPYAMHPGGTKMYQTIKEHYWWSGMKKDIAEFISKCLVCQQIKVEHQVPAGLLQPLSILAWKWERITMDFVSGLPRTQRNHDAIWVIVDRLTKSAHFLAIRIDYSLERLAELYINEIVKLHGIPVSIVSDRDPRFTSRFWSSLQEALGSRLNFSTAFHPQMDG, encoded by the exons ATGTCGCTAATGCAGTGTGATCTTATCTTTTATAGGACTTTTAATATGGCCTCTTCTTCGAATAGAACTGTTGAATCTGTTGATGAAAGTCAGGCCCAGTATAATGTCGTGCCTCACCCTCAGGGAGGAAATGAGGAACTCTTGCCTGACCTAAATCATCCTCGTGTTAGTGGAAATGAAATGGGCAGTAATTCAAGAGCAATGAGTCATAATACTCCATTTATGACTCCTCCATTCCAGCAGATGGCTGAATTCTTTCGTCACTTAGCTAGGACAATGTCAGAACCTAGTGAAATGAAttttgagaagatgagaaaaatgGGCGGAGTTGAATTTGAAGGCACTACAGATCCCACGGTAGCTGAACAATGGCTCGAGCACATGGAGAGGGTCTTTGAACAACTGGAGTGTACTAATGCTGCCAAATTTAAGTATGCTATCTCCCTTTTACAAAAAGATGCCTATGATTGGTGGGTAAGTGTGCCAAATGCAAAAGCAAAACCTCCGGTGCTGACTTGGGATGACTTTGTGAAATCATTTCGTGCAAAATATGTTCCccctatctattgtgatgctaaaAAGAAAGAGTTTCTGAATTTAAAACAAGGGAGTATGTCTATTGCAGAGTATCAACAAAACTTTCTCAGGCTTTCTCCCTATGCTAAAGGTATTATTGATGGTGAAAGAGACAAGtgcagaagatttgaagaagGTTTGAATGGTTACATTCGAAAATCAGTGGCAATCTTCCAACTTGAGGATTTTTCCAAACTGATTTCAGCTGCACTTACTTGGGAAAGAATTGACAAGGAAGAAGCTAGTAGGAGAGAAAACAGGTTTAGGAAGGGTAATTCAGATTATGGTGGTCCATCCAAAAAGGGAAAGTTTGACTATTTCAACACTGAGAGTACACATAAATCATTACATCATAAGCAGAATAAGTCAAATTTTTCTACTGCCAGTACTCCAAGTTATGCCCAAGGCAAAACTCATACACCTACTTGTGCACAGTGCGGGAAGAATCATTATGGTGCATGTAGACGAGCTTCTAGTGCTTGTTTTAATTGTGGAAGTATGGATCATAAAGTGAAGGATTGTCCTAATCCTAATCCTCTTTCTTATACACATACAGAAGGATCAGTTCAAAAGCCTATCACTACTCATTCTCAAGCTAATGGTAGTGCTAGACCTCGAAATATGCAAGCAGCGGGCTCGAGTGTAGCTAATCAGGCTGGTGGGTCGAGAGCTGCTGCACGAGTTTATGCTATGAGACAGAAGAATGACCAGGATGGTCCGGACGTGGTTGCTGGTAAATTTCACTTATTTGGCATATCTGTTGTTACGTTGTTTGATCCTGGATCTTCGCACTCTTATGTTTGCTCATCACTTGCATTTCCCGATACTGTTAAATCtgtgagagttgactttgatgtgttGGTCACGAGTCCATTAGGTCATCAGGCCGTTGTTAACAGGATTTACCGAGATTGTCCATTCATGATTCAAAATCTGGTCTTCCTTGTCGACTTGCTTGAAATACCCTTCCGAGACTATGATGTTATTATTGGCATGGATTGGCTCCATAGGCACCATGCATTGGTTGATTGTAGGTTGAAGCAAGTGACATTTAGAACTCCTGCATATTCACACATGGTAGTTCAAGGAGAAACATCATTGTCATCTAATATTATTTCTGCGGTCTTGGCAAGGAAGATGATTTGTCAAGGTTGTGATGCCTATCTTGCTCATATAGTCGATACACGATTGAGGAGTCCAAGTCTTAAGGACATACCAACTGTGTgcgactttcctgatgtatttcctgatgaTCTTCCTGGGCTGCCTCCAGAAAGGGAGATTGAATTTCCTATAGATCTT GGAGCtcctgttttatttgtgaaaaagaaagatggcactCTTAGGCTTTGTATTAATTACcgacagctgaacaag TTGCGTGTGAGGGAGCAAGATGTTCCTAAAACTGCTTTTAGGACCaggtatggccattatgaatttttggtaatgccatttggtttgacaaatgcTCCTACTGCATTTATGGATCTAATGAACCGTGTATTCAAGCCTTATCTCGATCAATTTGTGgtggtgtttattgatgacattttagtCTATTACAAGAATAGAGAAGATCATGATAAGCATATCCGAATTGTCATGCAAATTCTGAAAGAGAGACAACTCTACACGAAgctttccaaatgtgaattctggctgaatgAAGTGGCTTTTTTAGGGCACATTGTATCATCTGAAGGTGTGAAGGTTGATCCTAGTAAGATTCAAGCTATTGTTGATAGGAAACTCCCTAAAACTCCAACTAAgataagaagtttcttgggtttagcaggATACTACAGAAGGTTTGTGAAGGGCTTCTCTATTATAGCTTCTCCCTTGACCAAACTTTTAGGGAAAGACGCCAAATTTGTATGggatgacaagtgtcaagagaGCTTTGAAAAGTTCAAATCCTTGTTGACACAAGCTCCAATACTTTCTTTGCCATCTGAAGGAAAAGATTATGTGGTATACAGTGATGCATCTTATCGTGGCttgggttgtgttttgatgcaagaagggaaagtaattgcttatgcctCTCGAAAGTTGAAATCGCATGAGTTGAATTATCCCACTCACGATCTTGAACTTACTGCCAttgtttttgccttaaaaatttggaggcattacttatacggAGAGAAGTGTCACATATTtactgatcacaagagtttgaAGTACTTGGGTACACAAAAAGAGTTAAACTTGCGACAACGTAAGTGGCTTGAACTTATCAAAAATTATGATTGCACGATTGATTatcatcctggtaaagccaatgtggttgcagatgcatTGAGTCGCAATTCCCTTGCAAGTTTAACTCTAAGTCCATTGCCTTTGCTTCTTGAATTAAGAGCCATGAATGTTTGCCTTTCATTTAATTCTAATGGTTCTATCATTGCTAATTTGCAAGTCAAGCTAGTCTTACTTGAGCAAGTCCAAGAAGCACAAAAGTTAGATGAGAAGCTTGTGAAACGGGTTGAAGAAGTCCAAAATGGAAGAGAATCAAATTTTTCATTAAGGAAAGATGGtaccttattttataaaaataggttgTGTGTTCCTAATGATGATGAATTGAGAAAGCAGATCTTGATTGAAGCACATAGTTCACCTTATGCAATGCATCCTGGAGGCACTAAAATGTATCAGACCATTAAggagcactattggtggagtggtatgaagaaagacattgcagAGTTCATTTCTAAATGCTTGGTATGTCAACAAATAAAGGTTGAACATCAAGTCCCAGCTGGTCTCCTGCAACCTTTGTCAATACTTGCATGGAAATGGGAAAGGATAACGATGGACTTTGTTTCTGGACTTCCACGCACTCAAAGAAATcatgatgcaatttgggtcattgtagatAGACTAACTAAGAGTGCTCATTTCTTGGCAATCAGAATAGACTACTCACTTGAACGTTTAGCAGAATTGTACATTAATGAGATTGTGAAGCTGCATGGAATCCCTGTTTCTATTGTGTCTGATAGAGATCCGAGGTTTACATCTAGATTTTGGTCTAGCTTGCAAGAAGCTTTGGGTTCCAGGTTGAATTTTAGTACCGCTTTTCATCCACAAATGGACGGCTAG